The following are from one region of the Deltaproteobacteria bacterium genome:
- a CDS encoding DUF885 domain-containing protein, with amino-acid sequence MNGLLLSIFLVFHTLGCASGPKTGPPKSDADLKLEAAITRYAETNKRIDAFSAPYFNVLEDLDKFGDFLSPEMKLRRKYNVEIALKEIATIDASQLSRPQALAFRLFKSDMEHDRKGFDFPFEYFAFDQMGNRFRQYIDDSSPELTSFPFKTRQNFEAFVKRSDGFMPFVDRQILTLKNGAKEGYALNCVIAKSAIETYKDALEKDVAKNPFYRPVLNMPASFSKEEQQRLKADFAMMIQTRILPGFEKFDTFYKNEYLPKCRKSFGLKGLPNAAKLYAYQIRSNADLELDPVTIHQTGLKEVARIRNEMQKAFSELGYSGSMKSNLKKITSDPQSYFTNVKEMFATYDALRSDVNREVEKSFSLIPKTDFKMVESENPEDAAGSYRDPTEILPIGRFIVNAKNLKSTPRWGVNTLFIHEAIPGHHFHLALQYEMKDTLSEYQRKMFYSNAFTEGWALYAERWGREAGLLKDPAQMVGSLSDEMLRAVRLVVDTGIHHYGWSREKVIKYMSDNLPSDPRDIQIETDRYSVWPGQALGYKIGQLKILELRDLAQKRLGAKFNLKDFHKVVLENGTVSLPVLESNVEAWLKMSEGQTKMM; translated from the coding sequence ATGAATGGCCTTCTGCTTTCTATATTTCTTGTTTTTCACACTCTGGGCTGCGCGAGCGGGCCCAAGACAGGCCCCCCGAAGTCTGACGCCGATCTTAAGCTTGAGGCCGCGATCACAAGGTACGCTGAGACCAATAAGCGGATCGATGCTTTCAGCGCACCATACTTCAATGTCCTCGAAGATCTGGACAAGTTTGGTGATTTTTTGAGTCCCGAAATGAAACTTCGTCGCAAATATAACGTCGAGATTGCATTGAAAGAAATCGCGACCATCGATGCATCCCAGTTGTCGCGACCACAAGCCCTTGCCTTTAGGCTCTTCAAGTCAGATATGGAACACGACCGGAAGGGATTTGATTTCCCCTTTGAATATTTCGCGTTTGACCAAATGGGAAACCGCTTTCGGCAGTACATAGATGACTCGAGTCCAGAGTTGACGAGCTTCCCGTTTAAGACTCGCCAGAATTTCGAAGCCTTCGTCAAACGTTCAGACGGCTTTATGCCGTTTGTCGACCGTCAAATCCTAACTCTAAAAAATGGCGCAAAAGAGGGATATGCCTTAAACTGCGTGATCGCGAAATCCGCTATAGAAACCTACAAAGATGCTCTTGAAAAAGACGTCGCGAAAAATCCATTTTATCGACCGGTCCTCAATATGCCTGCGTCGTTTAGCAAAGAGGAACAGCAGCGCCTCAAGGCCGACTTTGCAATGATGATTCAGACAAGAATTCTTCCCGGCTTTGAAAAATTCGACACATTTTATAAAAATGAATACCTGCCAAAGTGCCGGAAGTCGTTTGGTTTAAAGGGCCTGCCGAATGCGGCAAAACTCTATGCTTATCAAATTCGGTCAAACGCAGATTTAGAACTGGATCCAGTCACTATTCATCAAACGGGCCTCAAAGAAGTCGCTCGAATTCGTAACGAAATGCAAAAAGCATTTAGTGAACTCGGATACAGCGGTTCGATGAAATCAAATCTTAAAAAAATAACGTCAGATCCCCAAAGCTATTTCACGAACGTGAAGGAGATGTTTGCCACCTATGATGCGCTTCGGTCGGATGTGAATCGCGAAGTGGAAAAATCCTTTTCTTTAATCCCTAAAACAGATTTCAAAATGGTGGAAAGTGAAAACCCGGAAGATGCAGCGGGAAGCTACCGCGATCCCACTGAAATTTTGCCTATCGGGCGCTTTATTGTGAATGCGAAGAATCTAAAATCGACACCGCGTTGGGGGGTCAACACCCTCTTCATTCACGAAGCAATTCCTGGGCATCATTTTCACTTGGCTTTGCAATACGAGATGAAAGACACACTATCGGAATACCAACGCAAAATGTTCTATTCCAACGCGTTCACCGAAGGCTGGGCGCTTTACGCCGAAAGATGGGGCCGCGAAGCAGGGCTATTAAAAGATCCTGCGCAAATGGTCGGAAGTCTTAGCGACGAAATGCTTCGCGCGGTCCGACTTGTCGTGGATACCGGCATTCATCACTATGGCTGGTCGCGCGAAAAAGTGATCAAGTACATGTCTGACAATTTGCCGTCAGATCCAAGAGATATCCAAATCGAAACGGACCGTTATTCGGTTTGGCCGGGCCAGGCGCTAGGTTATAAAATCGGGCAGCTTAAAATTCTGGAGCTTCGAGACTTGGCGCAAAAGCGTTTAGGAGCTAAGTTCAATCTCAAGGATTTCCATAAAGTCGTTCTCGAAAACGGAACAGTTTCTCTTCCCGTGCTCGAGTCAAACGTCGAGGCGTGGTTGAAAATGTCGGAGGGTCAAACGAAGATGATGTGA
- a CDS encoding Rrf2 family transcriptional regulator produces the protein MAANSRFAMATHILTSLALNRNKPVSSTFLASSVNTNPVVVRRILGDLQKAGLVTTTAGKTGGAELSRAPSRITLDEVYRAVDAAEVFAYNPNDPNKHCPLSCTMKSVLETVFAAADLAVTKELKSRKLSDLVAMLEKRGVTNE, from the coding sequence ATGGCGGCTAATTCTCGCTTCGCAATGGCGACCCACATTCTTACTTCGCTAGCTCTCAACCGAAACAAACCAGTGAGTTCGACTTTTCTAGCAAGCAGCGTGAACACCAACCCAGTTGTCGTAAGAAGAATTCTGGGCGATTTACAAAAAGCTGGATTGGTTACGACCACTGCGGGAAAAACAGGCGGAGCCGAACTTTCTCGCGCCCCATCGAGAATCACGTTGGATGAAGTTTATCGTGCTGTTGATGCGGCCGAAGTCTTTGCCTACAACCCAAATGATCCCAATAAACACTGCCCGTTGAGCTGTACGATGAAATCTGTATTGGAAACAGTATTCGCTGCAGCTGATTTGGCTGTCACAAAGGAACTCAAGTCGCGAAAGTTGTCCGATCTTGTAGCGATGTTGGAAAAAAGGGGAGTAACCAATGAGTAA
- a CDS encoding alkene reductase, translating to MSNSENKKLFTEAKLGNLKLKNRVVMAPMTRSRAVAGQPTEIMAEYYGARASAGLIITEGVAPSANGLGYARIPGLFSSEQVGGWKKVTSAVHKGGGAIFAQLMHTGRASHFSNMLHGAQIVAPSAVALSGKIWTDKDGEQSYPTPKEMTLSEVKVTISEYVHSSKLAIEAGFDGVELHAANGYLIEQFLNPAANKRMDEFGGSAEGRQKFLLETVKQTAGAIGADRVGVRISPYGVFNDMGPFDGIDEFYVDLTKKLSAMGIAYIHVVDHSSMGAPTVSADLKQKIRENFKGLYILSGGYDADRAEVDLLERRGDLVAFGRPFIANPDLVEKLKNNAPLRSADHTKFYTPGPDGYTKI from the coding sequence ATGTCCAATTCTGAAAACAAAAAGCTCTTCACAGAAGCAAAACTGGGAAACCTAAAACTGAAGAACCGAGTGGTGATGGCGCCGATGACTCGATCACGAGCCGTCGCGGGGCAGCCTACTGAAATCATGGCCGAATATTATGGTGCTCGCGCGAGTGCCGGACTGATCATTACCGAAGGTGTTGCACCATCGGCCAATGGCCTTGGGTATGCTAGGATTCCAGGATTGTTTAGTTCCGAGCAGGTCGGTGGTTGGAAAAAAGTGACGTCCGCGGTTCACAAGGGCGGCGGAGCTATATTTGCTCAGCTGATGCACACAGGCCGCGCTTCTCATTTTTCTAATATGTTGCATGGTGCCCAGATTGTCGCTCCGTCCGCCGTCGCTTTGTCGGGAAAAATTTGGACGGACAAAGACGGAGAACAGAGTTACCCGACGCCCAAAGAAATGACTTTGTCTGAGGTCAAAGTGACGATTTCGGAATATGTCCACTCCTCTAAACTTGCGATCGAAGCGGGGTTCGACGGAGTCGAGTTGCACGCTGCGAACGGCTATCTGATCGAGCAATTCTTGAATCCGGCGGCAAATAAACGTATGGACGAGTTTGGTGGCTCCGCCGAGGGACGCCAAAAGTTTTTACTAGAGACGGTCAAGCAAACAGCGGGCGCGATCGGTGCTGATCGCGTAGGAGTTCGAATTTCGCCTTACGGCGTTTTCAATGACATGGGGCCATTTGATGGAATCGATGAATTCTATGTCGATTTAACGAAGAAGCTTTCCGCCATGGGGATCGCGTACATTCATGTGGTCGACCACAGCTCTATGGGCGCGCCGACAGTGAGTGCGGATTTAAAACAGAAGATAAGAGAAAATTTTAAAGGCCTCTATATTTTGTCAGGTGGCTATGATGCGGACCGAGCGGAAGTGGATCTTTTAGAAAGGCGTGGCGATCTCGTTGCCTTCGGTCGCCCGTTCATCGC